The DNA sequence tttaactaattgCATGACGTTAATGTTCGGTTGCTAACGTCAATTCTCAGTTTTTATGGCACAGTGGCGtggggtaacgttagctaaggaCCTCTCAATGCACAGCCTCATAGCCTCACAGTAAGGCTGTGAAGgttatacattatattttgaaatgtgtttgtgtgtgtatgaaataTACCCAGACAGAACTGAAACGATGTTTATTTAAAGGTTAGATAGGACATACATGAATGAAAACCTGTAAAGCGTTATGTTGCGTTATAACATAACGCTTGTTATAACGTTATATGACTACTGTAACGCACTTTTCTCTTAGTATGGGGCTGCTCTGGATCGTCATCAGTCAATCCAGATTGCTCCTGCAAAGCTACTCACTAGGTCAAATAGACGATCTCACATTACCCCGGTACTTAGCACCCTGTTGCGTTTGGTTGATCGGTATGCACCTGGTTTGCACTTTCAGTATTATCATATAATACTGATTGTGTATCAAGTACTCACTCTGTATTGTGTTTCTTGTGTTTGcccctgtaaagcactttgtgactcatgtcttgtctgtgaaaagcactttacaaatacatttttacttacTTATATGTATATCATGAGATTCTAGTTGTAAACACAGCCACATTTCCTACAGCTGAGCCGGAAAAAATGTTTGGCTGCTTTTACATGCATCTCTTGTGAAACTGGTTACAAATAGCCTAATGTCTGCTGTCTGCAGACCTAACCTTACTCTGCTCTCTATGTGAAATTGTGTTGTTAATACCTCTAAGATTGTCTAAGGTAAGGTTTCTGCAGTTTTTATGGTTTGATGCCTGATGGGTACTTAAATCTTAGATGATTACTCAAGGGaatttattttctgtctgttttcactctgacacaaacatctgaGAGTTGGTTGTGACAGAGCCAACTCATGAGTCAGACAGCCATATCTTGTTgttgttaatgttattttaacCTCTGCTGTCAAAGACCATGATCCTCACATCACATGGTTAGCTGCAGCTCAGGAGACAACGGGCTCCGAATGTGCAATGCATAAATTCTCTCCTGGACTCAACACACTGCACAAGGAAGTGGCCGGGTTGGCGATAGCTAGTTTGACATTTCCCATCTCACGTGGTGGTTATAAATAACCAGCATAGTGAACATCTCATTCAGTGTGATGCAAAAGTGGCATGTTATTGTGGTGAGCAGGGGTTTTCTCTTTTTGGGGGTTCGAGGGGGCGTATTGAGACATAATATATACTTAACGACAGATTAAATATAAGATAAATGAGAAAGAGGAGCAGATAGGGGGAAAGCTCAAGATTAAATATTATGAGACTATTCATTTTGCAGCAGTTTAGTGTGTCAAAAACCCAAATAAATACCGCGCAGTCTGTACCAGTTAGTTGATTCAGGGAAACCGTGGTTGTTCATGACACATTGTCAAGGCATctgcaatatatttatttataaaaagaatACTTGTAGATGTTAACTGAGCCAGAGGATAGATCGTGTGATGCATCACATCAATCTAATACCTACTGCTTTCACTGACAAGACTGCTGGTTATGCGTCCAAAAGACATTGTAtattgattgtttgattgctctATTAACACATTTATGTGTATAAATGTGTTAATAGAGCATGCAATATATGTACATTTTtcagacatttcaaaatatcTTTTGTTAGCATTTTCTGATTGAgataatttagttttttgatAGCTGTAAAACGTAATCACACTTGGAAAGTTAGGCATCACCTGTATTCACTTTGTCTCTCTTGAAGCACTAAAACTGTGAAGTTGTTTTTCAAGAATGCTAAATTGTTCAAGAGCAAACCCTGATCTGCATATACATCACTCTgaagaaaatatatttacaacTGTATAGTGtgtccagtgtttcccacaggttgagaatttacttgtggtggtgggtggcGCAGGATGTGACGGCGCATAATGGCTGGGCTCAGTAATAATGGGTTCAGTTATAAACTGGTCAAATGAAGGTGAAAAGAATGACTATGTAACATCAGATAATTTAGAATgaaataactatttacatattaaacaaattagaCTAAAATATGATGAAAATATTGCAACACCATGCTGCATCTGACACAATTTCAGGGtagttattagggctgcacgatatgaggaaaatatgcggtAACAACCAGACTGCTAAATTACGTTCGGGGAGCTTTGACAGCGGCGTGGCCGCATTGTTTCTACGGTTTTACTAGTACAGTTATTCCCACTGCAAGACCACCagcagcatgctactactaacgtcacgatagcctctctgagcaagtgcaacgaacgttgacgctgtcatgcacgCGGCACGCAACTTCCATAGGCAACttcacgagggggaggggctggagtcAGCTCCTCTGTGTGCgctgtaaaaaatgtaattcgCATTTTATCTACCTGGGCAGGTCTCAATTTACCTGGGCCCAGTAGAACCTATATATGGGAAAGACTGGTGTCTACCTGATCCTGACCAGGCGAGGTGAGGGTGTCTGAGGGATTATTGTTAAAGGAATTCAGACTCACAGCTTGTGGTAATGTCATTATAGAGGAGAGGTCTGCCCACTGGAAGTGCAGTCACAGATGAGGTCTTTTAAGAAAGCGGTACAATCTGTTGCAAATAACCTACAGATACAGAAGTGTTAACAGAAAACTCTAAAGGTCAGAGAAATGGAAGTGTAAATAAAAAGGGACTGGTTTGAATCCCTGGATCAACTGGGAAAATGAGGACAAGGAAAGTGCCTCGGTACTTATTTCCCTTCCCTCAAAAACGTATAGATATTTACAAGTTATAGTTCCTCTAAGAGTTGTCAGAATAAGGGTCAATATAACTTATAGGCCGAACTAACTTCAGTCAGGTAAATTATCTGAGATATCTTAAATTAGCACAAATGTGTAATGTGAACCCGCCCTTGCTAATACATTGTTTATTATTCTTTACACTTCTTTGTATACCCTGGGCTCCTAACCACGAGCTGCTTTTGTGAAGCTGCTCCGTCTGTGGTTGAACTGGACGCTCTTGAGATTTGAATATTTTGAAACTTTAGGAATGTGAAGCTGCAGGGTGCTTGAACAAAAGCAAGCAACATCCTAGTATTCAAGGATTAtaattcttttgtttttcttttggttaAAATTAGCTAAGACTGCTGAACTTGCATAGCTTCCTCATTAAAAAGGCAAGCCAGTACAAAACATGAACTGTAGAAGTTGCTTAATGGCAGAAAACAAATGAACATTGACACATTGTACACACAGTGTCTCTGACCTTTCCCCCAGTAACcttgttcttgttcactcaccAGGTTTAAAAGGTCTGTCTTTTGGGCTATAACCTGTTTGATggccacacgcacgcacgcacgcatgcacgcacgcatgcacgcacgcacgcacgcacgcacgcacgcacactgcTCTAATCTGCAAGGTCACCATAAAAATTGATAAGCTAAtgttaaacaacaaagcaaGGAGCGTTGGCAAGTAAAAGGCATCCTGTAAAGGTGGCTTTGAAAGACAATAACGCTGTGAAAAAAGCTATAGCTGTGGGGTGCTAATTTTTAAGGCCACACCCTGTATTGTTGTATCTGTGTTTATCTGTTTATTCAATATctgttttgtccttttttgttcAAGCACTTACAATATCTATTGTTTTGCATGCTGGTGATGACAttgtcctctcttctctctgtgtccaCAGTTATGACATGGTTCACTATGGTCACTCCAACCAGCTGCGGCAGGCCAAAGCCATGGGAGATTACCTCATAGTTGGAGTGCACACAGATGGTAAGACACATTCACATATTCTGATATCAATGTATCTGTTAAACCTTTTTGTGATCAACAGTTTTTACACTGATTGAATACTCAGTTCTGACTGACCAGTCTGGTACTGTACAATCAAGTCcagttattgtttatttctattaAAATCAAAATCCACACAGGTTTGTGGTATAAGGCCACAAAGACAGTTTTCCTTTGTTAGTGAAGACTGAGCTAACCTGGGTTAGTATAACAACATTATTTTCCAGTATTACTTGTAAGCTTCTCAGACAGTGTGAGATCTGTGGTTACTTTTAAGAGGCTGGACAGCAGTCAGatgtaaatgtttacatttcTAAGTTGAACTGTACAGTATACTACAGACATGGATGCCAGCTACAAATGTTTATATGGCTGCAGTCTTGAGGATCTGTTTACTTTGCTTGAAGGAAACTGATTTTACATCAAGATTTTACACTTAACACTTCATTCATTTGTCCAaataaacgtacaatatgtaattttctaccgctaggggtctctcaattgAAACCATAGATGTAAAcgtggacttttgatgacgtcgTGAAGTTGCGTCGTCAATCGATCGTGGGAGTTGTTGTCTTCATTGTTAACCACCATTGCCGATGAAAATGTATCTGTTCACAGACAAGTTCATGTATTAAAGTTCTATTCATGTACACGTTTAGTAGATTCTATTTGTGGTGGTAGCTGACCGGTTAGCgagcaagcaagctaacatCAGCCAGCAGTTAGattattacaatattacactATAGGGGGGAAAGGGGTTTGTTGTAATGTAACTCCTCGCCGCTGGGAGATTTACATCGCGTTATAACCTTATACCTTATTACCTTATCCGTACGTTTTAGCCACCAAGTATTAGCATGAGCTGCTTGTCGACGTAGCACATTGTAGTAAGCTGAAACgatattgaaatatatatatcaataaatgatgtctctgctgtattactgtgttgcaaactGGCATGTCATTAACGAAACAATGATGCTGTGGCAAAACAAAAAGTATGTATCACTGTTACTGAGTATAagtctgtgacattgtatgatttacaattactcttgAACACATCATTCGGTGTTACCTGTGTTTTGACGGAAGTTAAAGCAGCTAGAGGTGTGAAAGACCACTGTCTATGAGAAGTTTGGTTTAACTGAGTTACTCCTCCAGAGAGATGATCTGCATTTAATGGTCTGTATTGAGGAGTACGGCAGCAAAGTAAAAGCATGCCCTATGCCTGCTCATTTTTTCACGTGTTCCATTTCTCATTTGTTTATAATGTACGGTTACTTTTGGTGGCTATAGTAAATGCCCGTAAAAAGTTGCAGTCCTTATTGGTTCAATCATCCTGCTATTGATTTATCAAAGTTGGGAGCAACCAGCAACTGTGTTGCGGTAGCTGTTTCCATGGTGAACATTTTATCAGAGCTCTGATGCTAATTTATCAGTATGATGATGCACATTAAGTTATTACCGTTATTTGCATTCTTCACAAACAATCACTGAACCGGAAGATTTTTACTTTGTTGGTCTGGAAGCTGATTTATCAACATTGATtacatcttcttcttttttttaaagtttttaacgGCCAAACTCGGACAGCTTTTGTTATGAAATATTGTTATGAAGACACAATAAAAGACAAATACCACCACATTCTGATCTGTCACCATGACTATTGTAACAGTAGCATGGCCAGATGATCCCTGTGCTGGCAGTCCTTCATGCTGtacattatattataaaacTGGTCAGATATTTGCTAAAAGTCAGGCACAAGGTTATCACAAGCATTAGATGTTAATCTACACATCATGACACATGGTCGAAGTTGGCTGAGTTGAATCCATAAATGTTGCACTCTGTCGGAGTACAGTCTTGCACTTATCTTTAGGTTAAGCTCCCAGATTATCCCAGCAGGCAGAAATCCCATTTACAGCACATGTCTTCGGTGAATTGAATGTTATGGTGTCGAGTTGAATTCTGATGAACTAACTCACCTGCAGACGacattagaagttatctgtGTGGAGTTCTGAAGACTTCTCCAGCACATATAGTCTTGTCTTGAGTTCAGCAATCTTCTGTCAGTAGTCCACTAAGTTACTGTTTGGGTCTTGTTATTGTTGTGGGTCACAGAAGGCAGTTCAAAGTAGATTACAGCAACCCAGTTATCCTCCCAATGATTTAGTCATAGGAAACCTCCTTAAATCTGTTGTAGTTTGAGAGAAGTtggaaaagtggcaaaaataaCAGCTAAGCAGAAAGAAGAGCATCTGCATTGTAGCAAAGCAGGAAtttatgctacgtttacacgtgggcggctattttcataaacggacatttcaacctctccgttttcaaaactaacctcgtgcacagctgtcagttttcagaaaagtgtttgtttacatgtacccgtgtatatatgctgtCAATGCCATCAAGAGCGTgacaaacctgtaggtggcagtgtaacgagaagctcaagcccacgttagccaatcagaatcccgaaaatagcaacaacagcaacaaatcacttcctgtttctctctctcggctgcctgaacctccgtttgtctctgtttacatgcacatgtgcaaacaaagttttccaaaatcttaggttttagaaagaaatcgttttcagaggcgaattctccgtttgcgtgtaaatgcagggcacaaacgaagggaaatgtctccgtttttcaaaataaccatgtacgtggtTGTAAACGTGGTATAAGAGTCGATACAGATGTAAGTGATGTACCTCCCATCCTTTCTCAAAGCTGAGATTTCCAAGCACAAAGGTCCTCCAGTCTTCACTCAGGAAGAACGCTACAAGATGGTACGGGCCATCAAGTGGGTGGATGAGATGGTTGAAGGAGCGCCTTACGTCACCACCCTGGAGACTCTGGACAAGTACAACTGTGACTTTTGTGTGCACGGAGGTCAGTCAGTTGAGGTTCTGCTCTTTGAATTTCTTGTCCTTAACACAGAGATTTATGTAATCATTTTATTTGAAGAGACCTACTCAGTGATGCACATGATGTGAACAAGCCTCCAGGTTCGATGATGAACTaatgtattggtttatgttTCACCAGATGACATCACGCTGACGGTAGATGGTAAGGACACATATGAAGAGGTGAAGCGTGAAGGCCGTTACCGGGAATGTAAACGCACACAGGGCGTCTCCACCACTGACCTGGTGGGACGAATGCTTCTCATGACCAAAGCCCATCACAGCAACATGGTGAGTTAAGATGCGTTTATACTTAACGCAGTAGGTTTTATAGTTAATGTTTAGCGTGGGATTTCACCCATTGATATGGTGGCTGTGTGAGTAGGCTTCTTAGCTACACTGTCCCCCCTTTAGCTACACTGTCCCCCCTTAACGCACAACTATAAATCCCCCTTTAGTGTCTGTTTGTGGGTGTACTCATTATTTAGTGTTTGAGcaatggtttgtttgtttgtttgtatttctgcAGGATAACCCAGATTATCAGCAGCATACAGACAACTTTGGAAAAGTGAGTAGCATGGGTTTTATTTTAGTAAAACCTTGTTGTGTAAATCTGTTAGCAGTAGAACATCTTTCCCAAAGTGAGACACCAATTAGCGTTTATTACATTTTCCCAGTGTAACAGTTGTCTTTTATTGTGTTCCAGGGCCCTAAAGGCCACAGTCCATGGACAGGAGTGTCACAGTTTCTTCAGACTTCCCAGAAGATCATTCAGTTTGCTTCAGGAAAGGAACCTCAGCCCGGAGACACCATCATCTATGTGGCCGGGGCATTCGACCTCTTCCGTATCCTTATTGTACAGAAATAACCACAATTGAGTTGCGAGCACTGTTAGTAATCATTTCTGTggtgtattttgttgttgttgatgttgatgttgttgATGTTGCCTTGACCACAAATGTCTTGCAGACATTGGCCATGTTGACTTCTTAGAGATGGTCTATAAGCAGGCGGAGAGGCCCTACGTCATCGTTGGTCTGCACTTTGACCAGGTACACCTTATGCAGACATGCACTCGCACACACATCTCAGCAAAGCATTCACAAGACGGTAATATATTCCTTCtctggggcccgtttcaggaaggaggtttaacaaactctgagtctaaccctgaactctgagttgatttaccctgaaatgggaaactctgagttttcggttccagaacagctgatttgagttggttcaatcgactcagagtaggttcactcagggttaagTGCATGCACCACACTATAAAAAGGTAACATGAATGGAGcaatgatactacgattcaccatggtaacaccATGGtaaacaaactggtcggcgagtttgaacatgtatttcct is a window from the Perca fluviatilis chromosome 1, GENO_Pfluv_1.0, whole genome shotgun sequence genome containing:
- the pcyt2 gene encoding ethanolamine-phosphate cytidylyltransferase; this translates as MIKNGHHATSDQQDDAGRKPGGSVCSPEKRKRVVRLWCDGCYDMVHYGHSNQLRQAKAMGDYLIVGVHTDAEISKHKGPPVFTQEERYKMVRAIKWVDEMVEGAPYVTTLETLDKYNCDFCVHGDDITLTVDGKDTYEEVKREGRYRECKRTQGVSTTDLVGRMLLMTKAHHSNMDNPDYQQHTDNFGKGPKGHSPWTGVSQFLQTSQKIIQFASGKEPQPGDTIIYVAGAFDLFHIGHVDFLEMVYKQAERPYVIVGLHFDQEVNRYKGKNYPIMNIHERTLSVLACRYVSEVVIGAPYAVGKDLLDHFKVDLVCHGKTEVFPDKDMSDPYAEPKKRGLFRTIDSGNNLTTDDIVQRIIENRLQFEARNQKKEAKEMAVIEAMKRKEQQEQSEGADQEAH